The proteins below come from a single Chryseobacterium capnotolerans genomic window:
- a CDS encoding HAL/PAL/TAL family ammonia-lyase — protein sequence MKINNFLELKDFQKIIIGNEKIELDESLVSRVNTSFQFLKKFSKNKVIYGVNTGFGPMAQFKISDEDTHQLQYNLIRSHSSGIGNPLPAQEVKACMLARMNTLSLGNSGVHESVIYLLRELINRDIIPLIFEHGGVGASGDLVQLAHLALVLIGEGEVFYKGERKSTKEVFETEGLEPIKVEIREGLALMNGTSVMSGIGIVNAYKANQLTDISIKLSCAINEVVQAYDDHFSETLNGTKRHYGQQKVAERMRAHLADSKLIRKREDHLYTHFEEQEKVFKEKVQEYYSLRCVPQILGPVLDTLEYTEKVLENEINSANDNPIINVEDQHVYHGGNFHGDYISLEMDKLKIVVTKLTMLAERQLNYLLNAKINEILPPFVNLGKLGFNFGMQGVQFTATSTTAESQMLSNPMYVHSIPNNNDNQDIVSMGTNAAVICRKVIENAFEVLAIEAITIIQAIEYLGFQNEVSSSTKELYDAIRKIIPAFSDDMVMYPYLEEVKKYLKSM from the coding sequence ATGAAAATAAATAACTTTTTAGAACTGAAAGACTTTCAAAAAATTATCATTGGAAATGAAAAAATAGAACTGGATGAATCACTTGTATCAAGAGTGAATACAAGTTTTCAGTTTTTAAAGAAATTTTCAAAAAATAAAGTAATATATGGTGTGAACACCGGTTTTGGGCCCATGGCTCAATTCAAGATCAGTGATGAGGATACACACCAGCTTCAGTATAACCTTATCAGAAGCCATTCTTCCGGAATTGGAAATCCTTTGCCTGCCCAGGAAGTGAAAGCCTGTATGCTGGCGAGAATGAATACCTTATCATTAGGAAATTCAGGAGTGCATGAATCTGTTATTTATCTTCTTAGGGAATTGATCAACAGAGATATTATTCCATTAATTTTTGAACATGGCGGAGTAGGAGCAAGCGGTGATCTTGTTCAGTTAGCTCACCTTGCTTTGGTATTGATTGGAGAAGGAGAGGTATTTTATAAAGGAGAAAGAAAGTCTACCAAGGAGGTTTTTGAAACAGAAGGACTAGAACCGATAAAGGTTGAAATTCGTGAAGGGCTTGCTTTGATGAACGGAACTTCCGTAATGTCAGGAATTGGTATTGTAAATGCTTATAAAGCAAATCAGCTGACAGATATTTCCATTAAACTTTCTTGTGCCATCAACGAGGTTGTTCAGGCCTATGACGATCATTTCTCAGAAACCTTAAATGGTACAAAAAGACATTACGGCCAGCAAAAAGTAGCGGAGAGAATGCGTGCACACCTTGCTGATAGTAAGTTAATCAGAAAAAGAGAAGACCATTTATATACCCACTTTGAAGAACAGGAAAAAGTTTTCAAGGAAAAAGTACAGGAATATTATTCTTTAAGATGTGTTCCGCAGATTTTAGGACCGGTATTAGATACATTGGAGTATACTGAGAAGGTTCTTGAAAATGAGATTAACTCTGCGAATGATAACCCAATCATCAATGTTGAAGATCAGCACGTTTATCATGGTGGAAATTTCCACGGTGACTACATCTCTTTGGAAATGGATAAGCTGAAAATTGTGGTGACAAAACTTACCATGCTTGCAGAAAGACAGTTGAACTATCTTTTAAATGCAAAAATCAACGAAATTTTGCCACCTTTTGTAAATTTAGGTAAATTAGGTTTCAATTTCGGGATGCAGGGAGTGCAGTTTACAGCAACTTCCACTACGGCAGAAAGCCAGATGTTGTCTAACCCTATGTATGTTCATAGTATTCCGAATAATAATGACAATCAGGATATCGTAAGCATGGGAACGAATGCAGCGGTGATCTGCAGAAAGGTTATTGAGAATGCTTTTGAAGTATTGGCTATTGAAGCGATTACCATCATTCAGGCTATTGAATATCTTGGTTTCCAGAATGAGGTTTCATCCTCTACAAAAGAATTGTATGATGCAATCAGAAAAATAATTCCTGCTTTCTCAGATGATATGGTGATGTATCCTTATTTGGAAGAAGTGAAGAAATATTTAAAGTCAATGTAA
- the fabG gene encoding 3-oxoacyl-ACP reductase FabG: protein MKCAIVTGGSRGIGRAICIKLAEEKNYHILINYTSNEAAAKETLAKVEEQGATGEILKFDVGNTEEVQQVLTAWQENNAEAMVEVIVNNAGITRDGLFMWMQKEDWSSVINTSLDGFFNVTNFFIQKLLRNKYGRIINMVSVSGVKGTAGQTNYSAAKGALVGATKALAQEVAKRNITVNAVAPGFIKTDMTQEFNEEELKAMIPANRFGEAEEVADLVAFLASRKSSYITGEVININGGIYS from the coding sequence ATGAAATGTGCAATTGTAACAGGTGGCTCCAGAGGGATCGGGAGAGCAATCTGTATAAAACTGGCTGAAGAGAAAAACTACCATATACTCATTAACTACACTTCCAATGAAGCGGCAGCAAAGGAAACTTTGGCTAAAGTAGAAGAACAGGGAGCTACAGGAGAAATCCTTAAGTTTGATGTAGGAAATACTGAAGAAGTACAGCAGGTATTAACAGCCTGGCAGGAAAATAATGCTGAGGCGATGGTAGAAGTAATCGTTAATAACGCTGGAATTACAAGAGACGGTCTTTTTATGTGGATGCAGAAAGAAGACTGGAGTAGTGTCATCAATACCAGTTTGGACGGATTCTTTAATGTTACTAATTTCTTTATTCAAAAATTACTTCGTAACAAATATGGAAGAATTATCAATATGGTTTCAGTATCAGGAGTAAAAGGAACAGCAGGCCAAACCAACTATTCAGCTGCAAAGGGAGCTTTAGTAGGGGCTACAAAAGCCCTTGCTCAGGAAGTTGCGAAGAGAAATATTACGGTAAATGCAGTAGCACCAGGGTTTATTAAAACAGATATGACTCAGGAATTCAATGAAGAAGAACTGAAAGCAATGATTCCTGCCAACCGATTTGGAGAAGCAGAAGAAGTGGCAGATCTTGTAGCGTTTTTAGCTTCCAGAAAATCTTCATACATTACAGGAGAAGTAATTAATATTAACGGCGGAATTTATTCATAA
- a CDS encoding beta-ketoacyl-[acyl-carrier-protein] synthase family protein gives MENRVVITGMGIYSCIGTSLEEVRESLYQGKSGIVLHQDRKEFGFRSGLTGVVPKPDLKNLLNRRQRVSMGEESEYAYLATLDALKQANLDETFLDTHEVGILYGNDSVSQAVVESIDIAREKKDTTLMGSGAIFKSMNSTVTMNLSTIFKLKGINLTISAACASGSHSLGLAYMMIKNGFQDMIICGGAQETNKYSMASFDGLGVFSAREDEPTKASRPFDADRDGLIPSGGAASLIVESLESAQRRGAPIIAEIIGYGFSSNGGHISTPNVDGPALAMDRALKQSGLQASDIDYINAHATSTPIGDANEAKAIYEIFGSEVPVSSTKSMTGHECWMAGASEVIYSILMMQNDFVAPNINLENPDNEAQKINLVSKTKNQKIDVFLSNSFGFGGTNSALIVKKFD, from the coding sequence ATGGAAAATAGGGTTGTAATTACCGGAATGGGAATTTATTCCTGCATCGGGACATCTTTAGAAGAGGTCAGGGAATCCCTATATCAAGGAAAATCCGGTATCGTCTTACATCAGGATAGAAAAGAATTCGGTTTCAGATCAGGTCTTACAGGGGTAGTTCCGAAACCTGATTTAAAAAATCTTTTGAACAGACGTCAGCGCGTAAGCATGGGTGAAGAAAGTGAATACGCTTATCTTGCCACCCTTGATGCTCTGAAGCAGGCTAATCTTGATGAAACCTTTTTAGATACTCATGAAGTTGGGATCCTATACGGAAACGATAGTGTTTCCCAAGCTGTCGTAGAATCTATCGATATTGCAAGGGAAAAGAAAGATACTACATTGATGGGATCGGGAGCGATCTTTAAATCAATGAATTCAACAGTAACCATGAACCTTTCTACTATTTTTAAACTAAAAGGGATCAATCTTACCATCAGTGCTGCCTGTGCAAGTGGTTCACACTCTTTGGGGCTTGCTTATATGATGATTAAGAACGGTTTTCAGGACATGATTATCTGTGGTGGTGCTCAGGAAACGAACAAATATTCTATGGCCAGTTTTGATGGATTAGGTGTTTTTTCAGCAAGAGAAGACGAGCCTACAAAAGCTTCAAGGCCTTTTGATGCTGACAGGGATGGGCTAATTCCTAGTGGAGGAGCCGCTTCTTTAATTGTTGAAAGTTTAGAGTCTGCTCAAAGAAGAGGAGCTCCTATTATTGCTGAAATCATAGGATATGGTTTTTCATCCAACGGAGGACATATTTCAACTCCAAATGTGGATGGACCAGCCTTAGCAATGGACAGAGCTTTGAAACAGTCAGGTTTACAAGCCTCAGATATCGATTATATCAATGCTCACGCTACTTCAACTCCTATTGGGGATGCTAATGAAGCCAAAGCCATTTATGAGATTTTTGGAAGTGAAGTTCCGGTAAGTTCTACGAAATCCATGACAGGACACGAGTGCTGGATGGCCGGTGCAAGTGAAGTTATCTACTCCATTCTGATGATGCAGAATGATTTTGTAGCTCCAAATATTAACTTGGAAAATCCTGATAATGAGGCGCAAAAGATAAATTTAGTCTCTAAAACGAAAAATCAAAAAATTGATGTATTTTTGTCGAATTCTTTTGGGTTCGGGGGAACCAATTCTGCACTAATAGTTAAAAAATTTGATTAA
- a CDS encoding acyl carrier protein, with translation MEREKIVAIVNDFLVNEFEVDGDEISNDANLKNTLGLDSLDYIDMVVVIESNFGVKLGEADFKKMVTFDDFYTTIEHKIAEKNA, from the coding sequence ATGGAAAGGGAAAAAATTGTTGCTATTGTTAATGATTTTCTGGTTAACGAATTTGAAGTTGACGGAGATGAAATCAGTAATGATGCCAACCTTAAAAATACACTGGGACTAGACAGTTTAGATTATATTGACATGGTCGTAGTGATTGAATCCAATTTCGGAGTGAAATTAGGAGAAGCAGACTTCAAAAAAATGGTAACATTTGATGATTTCTATACAACGATTGAACATAAGATCGCGGAGAAAAACGCGTAG
- a CDS encoding lipid A biosynthesis acyltransferase, whose amino-acid sequence MDNKWKGKSKGTVLGYRIFVWCIRNIGIRSSYFVLYFVAAYYVLFQKESNQYILYYFQKRLNLNYWKAKRSIFKSYFTFGQVLIDKTTISAGLREKYTYEFDGIENLRNLLAAKKGGVLISAHIGNFEVAEHFFADIDFDCQINLVTTDQEVTVIKEYLESVSVKKSNIKFIYVKEDMSHIFEINQALSNNELICFTGDRYFEGSKFLEADLLGKSAKFPAGPFLIASRLGVPVVYVYVMKEKNLHYHLYARVAQNIKNRDSQGLLQSYVQNLETMVKKYPLQWFNYFDFWDDID is encoded by the coding sequence ATGGACAACAAGTGGAAAGGTAAATCTAAAGGGACAGTTCTTGGCTACAGGATATTCGTCTGGTGCATTAGAAATATCGGAATCAGAAGTTCATATTTTGTATTGTACTTTGTGGCTGCTTATTACGTTCTGTTTCAGAAAGAAAGCAACCAATACATTCTCTATTATTTTCAGAAAAGACTGAATCTGAACTATTGGAAGGCTAAACGTTCTATCTTTAAGAGTTATTTTACTTTCGGGCAGGTTCTGATTGATAAAACAACAATTTCGGCCGGATTGAGAGAGAAATATACCTACGAATTTGACGGTATTGAAAACCTGAGAAACCTTCTGGCTGCTAAAAAAGGTGGAGTCCTTATCAGTGCCCACATCGGAAATTTTGAAGTAGCAGAACATTTCTTTGCAGATATTGATTTTGACTGCCAGATCAATCTGGTAACCACGGATCAGGAAGTCACTGTCATCAAGGAATATCTGGAAAGTGTTTCCGTAAAAAAGAGCAATATCAAATTTATTTATGTGAAAGAAGATATGTCGCATATCTTTGAGATCAATCAGGCTTTATCGAATAATGAACTCATCTGCTTTACCGGAGACCGTTATTTTGAAGGTTCAAAATTCCTGGAAGCTGATCTTTTAGGAAAAAGTGCCAAATTTCCGGCAGGTCCGTTTTTGATTGCCTCCCGATTGGGCGTACCTGTTGTCTATGTTTATGTGATGAAAGAGAAAAATCTTCATTACCATTTATACGCAAGAGTTGCTCAGAATATCAAAAACAGAGATTCTCAGGGACTATTACAATCCTATGTTCAAAATCTTGAAACCATGGTGAAAAAATATCCGCTCCAATGGTTTAATTATTTCGACTTTTGGGATGATATTGATTAA
- a CDS encoding phytoene desaturase family protein, whose translation MKKEYDILVIGSGLGGLVSALILAKEGLKVCVLEKNNQYGGNLQTFSRDKLIFDTGVHYLGGLSKGQNLNRFFSYLEIMEDLELQKMDEDGYDRISFGDSDVKYPHAQGYQNFVEQLSVYFPEEKENLENYCEEIQYVCSQFPRYHVVGKDNYNEEILHLNTKRFIESVTQNKTLQAVLLGSNFLYAGDSEKVPFYVHALTVNSYIQSAYKCIKGGSQISKLLIRKLRQYGAEVHKHSEVSEFIFNENNTLTSVKTRSGKEYAAKQFISNIEIRSTIKLIGEERLKKSFLNRVLSWKPVSSCFSVYLVLKPKCLPNFNYNIYHYSSEDQVWNAYHYDKEAWPETYMLSSTPSKHHSEFAESLTAISYMDFDEVKQWENTVNTVADEHERGKQYEKFKLEKTEKMIDALEKRIPDLRHAIQQIYTSSPLSYRDYIGSFEGNMYGYMKNSDNPLKTMVSPRTKIDNLFLTGQSVNMHGILGVTIGAFNTCAEILGKETIDSRLDPMT comes from the coding sequence TTGAAAAAAGAATATGACATACTTGTAATCGGCAGCGGATTGGGAGGTCTTGTTTCGGCTCTTATTTTGGCGAAAGAAGGCCTGAAAGTTTGCGTGTTGGAAAAAAACAATCAGTATGGCGGAAATCTACAAACTTTTTCAAGAGATAAGCTCATTTTTGATACTGGAGTTCACTATTTAGGAGGTCTTTCAAAAGGTCAGAATCTGAATCGCTTTTTCTCCTACCTGGAGATTATGGAGGATCTGGAACTTCAAAAAATGGATGAAGATGGATATGACAGAATTTCCTTTGGTGATAGTGATGTTAAATATCCACATGCTCAAGGCTACCAAAACTTTGTAGAACAGTTATCTGTTTATTTTCCTGAAGAAAAAGAAAATCTTGAAAACTATTGTGAAGAAATTCAGTATGTATGTAGTCAGTTTCCAAGATATCATGTGGTAGGAAAGGATAATTACAATGAAGAAATCCTGCATTTAAATACCAAAAGATTTATAGAATCTGTGACACAGAATAAAACCCTTCAGGCAGTTTTATTAGGTTCTAATTTTCTGTATGCCGGAGATTCTGAAAAGGTTCCTTTTTATGTGCATGCTCTAACAGTGAATTCTTACATACAAAGTGCTTATAAATGTATAAAAGGAGGAAGTCAGATATCCAAATTGCTGATCCGAAAGCTTCGTCAGTACGGAGCCGAAGTTCACAAGCATTCAGAAGTTTCTGAATTTATTTTTAATGAAAATAATACGCTGACTTCTGTAAAAACAAGATCAGGAAAAGAATATGCCGCCAAGCAGTTTATTTCCAATATTGAAATACGTTCCACTATTAAACTGATTGGAGAAGAAAGGTTGAAAAAATCTTTTCTGAACAGGGTGTTAAGTTGGAAGCCGGTCTCATCCTGCTTCAGTGTTTATCTTGTTTTAAAACCCAAATGCTTACCGAATTTTAATTACAATATCTATCATTATTCCTCTGAAGATCAGGTTTGGAATGCTTATCACTACGATAAAGAAGCCTGGCCGGAAACCTATATGCTTTCATCTACACCATCAAAGCATCACTCTGAATTTGCAGAAAGTCTTACGGCTATTTCTTATATGGATTTTGATGAGGTGAAACAATGGGAAAATACCGTTAATACAGTTGCGGACGAACATGAAAGAGGAAAACAGTATGAAAAATTCAAGCTGGAAAAGACTGAAAAAATGATTGATGCCCTGGAAAAGAGAATTCCTGATTTAAGGCACGCCATTCAGCAGATATACACCTCTTCACCGCTGTCTTACCGCGATTATATCGGAAGTTTTGAAGGAAATATGTACGGTTATATGAAAAACTCAGACAATCCTCTTAAAACCATGGTTTCTCCCCGTACAAAAATCGATAACCTGTTTCTTACAGGCCAATCTGTAAATATGCATGGCATTTTAGGAGTAACCATCGGTGCATTTAATACCTGTGCTGAAATTCTGGGAAAAGAAACTATTGACAGCCGTTTGGACCCAATGACCTAA
- a CDS encoding C45 family autoproteolytic acyltransferase/hydolase, with protein MHTLSYKRFFIYSLFSFLLSACGVSKSVHHLPDVKQYSLEIPRVKKINDSTFSYNQNFLTKNKQQLWELYIKGNPLQLGYNNGALTQDLMQKQEKIFFSKVEGFVPSKFKQKLLNTFLKWYNRKMYLNVREDYQAELYGLSQYSSDQYDFIAPRYLRNLYLHGAHDIGHAMQDLAMVGCTSLAVWNENTEDGDMLIGRNFDFYIGDEFAQNKLVEFVEPEEGIPYMSVSWPGMIGVVSGMNKEGITVTINAGKSRIPLTAKTPISLVTREILQYAKNIEEAIAIAKKRKVFVSESILVGSAHDKNAVIIEVSPKNFGVYRVQNTSRVLCTNHFQSEAYQDDKRNEKQIKESHSEYRYEKLQELLQDEKKLTPEKMASILRNRSGLKDKSIGYGNEKALNQLLAHHAVIFSPEKKLVWVSSNPYQLGEFVCYDLNEIFSDKILKPNDFSKSEMNIPRDPFADSEEFENYEVSRMLSKEINEAAEGRDIAFTDGFFPYYQSLNPDFWKVYFLSGKYYYHKKEYSEAKIEFEKALTKEITTVPDRKMVEKYLYKTNKKINK; from the coding sequence ATCCATACCCTATCATACAAAAGGTTCTTCATATATTCCCTTTTTTCCTTTCTCCTGAGCGCGTGCGGGGTGTCTAAATCTGTTCATCATCTTCCTGATGTAAAACAATATTCCCTGGAAATTCCGAGGGTTAAAAAGATCAACGACAGTACGTTCAGCTATAATCAGAATTTTCTTACTAAAAATAAACAGCAGCTCTGGGAGCTTTATATTAAAGGAAATCCATTACAACTAGGATACAACAATGGAGCATTAACTCAGGATCTGATGCAGAAACAGGAGAAAATCTTCTTCTCCAAAGTAGAAGGCTTTGTTCCTTCAAAATTTAAACAGAAGCTTTTAAATACCTTCTTAAAGTGGTATAACCGTAAGATGTATCTGAATGTAAGGGAAGATTATCAGGCAGAATTATATGGATTGTCACAATATTCGTCAGACCAGTATGATTTTATTGCTCCCAGATATCTGAGAAATCTTTATTTACATGGTGCTCATGATATTGGACATGCCATGCAGGATCTGGCGATGGTGGGCTGCACTTCTCTGGCGGTCTGGAACGAAAATACAGAAGACGGAGATATGCTGATCGGAAGAAACTTTGATTTTTATATAGGAGACGAGTTTGCTCAAAATAAACTGGTTGAATTCGTGGAGCCCGAAGAAGGTATTCCTTACATGTCTGTAAGCTGGCCGGGAATGATAGGCGTGGTTTCAGGAATGAATAAAGAAGGAATAACCGTAACCATCAATGCGGGGAAATCAAGAATTCCTTTGACAGCAAAAACGCCAATTTCCCTGGTGACAAGAGAAATTTTACAATATGCTAAAAACATAGAAGAAGCCATTGCCATTGCGAAAAAGAGAAAGGTTTTTGTTTCGGAATCCATCTTAGTGGGAAGTGCCCATGATAAGAATGCTGTCATTATTGAAGTTTCACCAAAAAACTTTGGCGTTTACAGGGTTCAGAATACCAGCAGAGTGCTTTGTACCAATCATTTTCAATCTGAGGCGTATCAAGATGATAAAAGAAATGAGAAACAGATCAAAGAAAGCCACTCAGAATACCGTTATGAAAAACTTCAGGAACTCTTACAGGATGAAAAAAAGCTGACCCCTGAGAAAATGGCATCTATTTTAAGAAATAGATCAGGTTTAAAGGATAAAAGCATTGGCTATGGAAATGAAAAAGCATTAAACCAGCTATTGGCCCACCATGCCGTTATATTTTCTCCTGAAAAGAAGCTGGTTTGGGTATCTTCCAATCCTTATCAGCTTGGAGAATTTGTATGCTATGACCTCAATGAAATATTCTCAGATAAGATTTTAAAGCCTAATGATTTTTCAAAATCAGAAATGAATATTCCACGTGATCCCTTTGCAGATTCTGAAGAGTTTGAAAATTATGAAGTCTCCAGGATGCTGAGCAAAGAGATTAATGAAGCTGCAGAGGGTCGGGATATTGCATTTACAGATGGCTTTTTTCCTTATTATCAATCTTTGAATCCTGATTTCTGGAAAGTCTATTTTTTGAGCGGAAAATATTATTATCACAAAAAAGAATATTCCGAGGCAAAAATAGAATTTGAAAAGGCTCTTACTAAAGAAATAACCACTGTTCCGGATCGGAAGATGGTTGAGAAATATCTTTATAAAACCAATAAAAAAATTAACAAGTAA